In Aliamphritea ceti, a single window of DNA contains:
- the ileS gene encoding isoleucine--tRNA ligase gives MTDYKATLNLPETAFPMRGNLAQKEPQMLKQWQKMDLYQKIRQVSEGREKFILHDGPPYANGDIHIGHAVNKILKDIIVKFRTLDGYDAPYVPGWDCHGLPIEHNVEKKNGKAGVKLSFSAFRKKCREYAARQVEGQKKDFIRLGVLGDWENPYLTMNFGTEANIIRALGKIAENGHLVKGYKPVYWSVVGGSALAEAEVEYQDKTSLAIDVRFAPFDIDAFLGCFGQLSGEGDASVVIWTTTPWTLPANQAVSLNAELDYVLVQCDAGAGVERLLLAEALVEETMGRYGVEDYQIVGRCTGQALEGQMLAHPFYDRQVPVILGEHVTTDAGTGAVHTAPDHGVEDFNVGRAYDIGTLNLVAGNGVFVDAAGEFAGEHVYKVEDKIVAALEANNRLVLQKKFNHSYPHCWRTKTPLIYRATPQWFISMEKEGLKTKALDAIKQVEWFPGWGQNRIEAMVEQSPDWCVSRQRTWGVPIALFVNKNTGELHPETPRLIETVALEVEKTGIDAWFDLEAESLLGDEADQYEKVLDTLDVWFDSGVTHFSVLDSTDGLEYPANMYLEGSDQHRGWFQSSLKTAIAIKGTAPYKQVLTHGFTVDGDGRKMSKSVGNVVSPQEVMNKYGADILRLWVASTDFSSEMTVSDEILKRTADAYRRIRNTARFLLSNLSGFDPKTDLVAPEDMVALDRWAVDRTAQLQEELIGHYDQYQMLQVYQKVSHFCSLDLGGFYLDIIKDRQYTAKTDSVARRSCQTALFHIMEALVRWVAPILSFTADEIWQQMPGERTESVQLTTWYEGLSGLTEDAQLGRDFWQQVLAVKTAVNKELENQRSAGNIGGSLEAEVTLFCSDELQAQLNKLEDELRFVLITSQAAVRPLAEAGDVVVTELEGLSVQVVKSEQAKCERCWHHREDVGQNADHDALCGRCVENVSGAGEQRSFA, from the coding sequence GGATATGACGCACCATATGTTCCGGGTTGGGATTGCCACGGACTGCCGATTGAACACAATGTTGAAAAGAAAAACGGAAAGGCTGGTGTTAAGTTATCGTTCTCTGCGTTCCGTAAGAAGTGTCGCGAGTATGCTGCCCGTCAGGTAGAAGGTCAGAAGAAAGACTTTATTCGTCTGGGTGTTTTGGGTGACTGGGAAAACCCATATCTGACTATGAACTTCGGTACTGAAGCGAACATCATTCGTGCGCTGGGTAAAATTGCTGAAAATGGTCATTTGGTAAAAGGCTATAAGCCAGTCTACTGGAGTGTGGTTGGTGGTTCAGCGCTGGCGGAAGCTGAAGTTGAATATCAGGATAAAACTTCGCTGGCAATTGATGTGCGTTTTGCACCGTTTGATATAGATGCCTTCCTGGGATGTTTCGGACAGCTCAGTGGTGAAGGTGACGCTTCAGTTGTTATCTGGACCACGACTCCCTGGACCTTGCCTGCTAACCAGGCAGTTTCTCTGAATGCAGAACTTGATTACGTATTGGTACAGTGTGATGCCGGTGCGGGTGTTGAACGCCTGCTGCTTGCTGAAGCATTGGTTGAAGAAACGATGGGCCGCTATGGCGTTGAAGACTATCAGATCGTTGGCCGCTGTACAGGTCAGGCGCTGGAAGGTCAGATGTTAGCGCATCCGTTTTATGACCGTCAGGTACCGGTAATTCTGGGTGAGCACGTGACGACCGATGCGGGTACCGGTGCTGTTCATACTGCACCTGATCACGGTGTAGAAGATTTCAATGTTGGCCGCGCTTACGATATCGGTACGTTAAATCTTGTAGCTGGTAATGGTGTATTTGTTGACGCCGCCGGTGAGTTTGCCGGTGAGCACGTTTACAAAGTTGAAGATAAGATTGTTGCTGCGCTCGAAGCGAATAACCGTCTGGTTTTGCAAAAGAAATTCAATCACAGTTATCCACATTGCTGGCGTACAAAAACTCCGCTGATTTACCGTGCGACACCGCAGTGGTTTATCAGTATGGAAAAGGAAGGTCTGAAGACTAAAGCACTGGATGCAATCAAACAGGTTGAGTGGTTCCCTGGTTGGGGCCAGAACCGTATTGAAGCAATGGTCGAGCAAAGCCCTGACTGGTGTGTATCACGCCAGCGTACCTGGGGTGTGCCTATTGCATTGTTCGTGAATAAGAATACTGGTGAATTGCATCCGGAAACGCCGCGTCTGATTGAAACAGTTGCGTTGGAAGTTGAGAAAACCGGCATCGATGCCTGGTTTGATCTTGAAGCGGAATCCCTGTTGGGTGATGAAGCCGATCAGTATGAGAAAGTGCTGGATACTCTGGATGTATGGTTTGATTCAGGTGTTACACACTTCTCGGTACTGGACAGTACTGATGGTCTGGAATATCCGGCGAATATGTACTTGGAAGGTTCTGATCAGCACCGTGGCTGGTTCCAGTCTTCGTTGAAAACAGCGATTGCTATCAAAGGAACAGCGCCTTACAAACAGGTACTGACACATGGTTTTACCGTTGATGGTGATGGCCGTAAGATGTCTAAGTCTGTGGGTAATGTGGTTTCTCCACAGGAAGTTATGAATAAGTATGGTGCAGATATCCTGCGTCTGTGGGTAGCATCGACTGATTTCAGTTCTGAAATGACAGTATCTGATGAGATCCTTAAGCGTACGGCTGATGCATATCGCCGGATTCGTAATACAGCTCGCTTCCTGTTATCTAACCTGAGCGGTTTTGATCCGAAAACAGATTTGGTAGCACCGGAAGATATGGTGGCACTGGATCGCTGGGCGGTAGACCGTACTGCTCAGCTACAGGAAGAATTAATCGGTCATTATGACCAGTACCAGATGCTGCAGGTATATCAGAAAGTTTCTCACTTCTGTTCTCTGGATCTGGGTGGTTTCTACCTGGATATCATTAAAGATCGCCAGTACACCGCTAAAACTGATTCTGTTGCGCGTCGCTCTTGTCAGACTGCTTTATTCCATATCATGGAAGCGCTGGTACGTTGGGTTGCACCAATTCTTAGTTTTACTGCCGATGAGATTTGGCAGCAAATGCCGGGTGAGCGTACTGAGTCTGTTCAGCTGACTACCTGGTATGAAGGTTTGTCTGGTTTGACTGAAGATGCTCAGCTAGGACGTGATTTCTGGCAGCAGGTTCTGGCAGTAAAAACTGCTGTGAACAAAGAGCTGGAGAACCAGCGCAGTGCAGGCAATATCGGTGGTAGCCTTGAAGCGGAAGTGACGTTGTTCTGCTCCGATGAGTTACAGGCTCAACTGAATAAGCTGGAAGATGAGTTGCGTTTTGTTCTTATTACTTCTCAGGCAGCGGTGCGTCCATTGGCTGAAGCGGGTGATGTTGTAGTCACTGAGCTGGAAGGTTTGAGTGTGCAGGTTGTGAAATCTGAACAGGCTAAGTGTGAGCGATGCTGGCATCATCGTGAAGATGTTGGGCAGAATGCTGACCATGACGCTTTGTGTGGCCGCTGCGTAGAGAATGTCAGCGGTGCAGGCGAACAGCGTAGTTTTGCCTGA
- a CDS encoding type IV pilin protein, with the protein MQKYSIGFSFIELMITLTVIGLLALLAYPSYIQHQLKANREQAKQLLLACSTELTLHYKTVRSYANIAPSPLPSEPILICNKPFIQALKHPAYRLMVTKAKQDTYQLMAQRQGRQLQDDCGDLTLDHIGRKTHTNYHKTPKQTCW; encoded by the coding sequence ATGCAAAAATACTCTATAGGCTTTAGCTTCATTGAACTAATGATCACGCTAACAGTAATCGGTTTATTAGCTTTATTGGCTTACCCTTCATATATTCAGCATCAACTGAAAGCTAACCGTGAACAGGCTAAACAGCTATTACTAGCCTGTTCAACGGAATTAACTCTGCATTACAAAACCGTACGTAGCTACGCAAACATAGCTCCATCCCCTCTTCCTTCTGAACCAATACTTATATGTAACAAGCCTTTTATACAGGCTTTGAAACATCCGGCTTACCGATTGATGGTAACAAAAGCAAAGCAAGATACTTATCAGTTGATGGCTCAGCGCCAGGGACGTCAACTACAAGATGATTGTGGAGATTTAACGCTGGACCACATCGGCAGAAAAACTCACACAAACTATCACAAGACACCAAAACAAACTTGCTGGTAA
- the fkpB gene encoding FKBP-type peptidyl-prolyl cis-trans isomerase — protein sequence MSSSAIVDNSRVTLHFAIKLADGQIVDSNFEAEPAVFSVGDGQMLEGFERALIGLSSGDEKQFEILPEQGFGMANPNNMQKFPRSQFKDMELEEGLVISFSDAGNGELPGVISEFNDDKVTVDFNHPLAGQTLLFDVKIISVEAAE from the coding sequence ATGTCATCTTCTGCAATTGTTGATAACAGCCGGGTTACTTTGCATTTCGCAATTAAGCTGGCGGATGGTCAGATAGTTGATTCTAATTTTGAAGCAGAGCCTGCTGTTTTTTCAGTGGGAGACGGGCAGATGTTGGAAGGTTTTGAGCGTGCTTTGATTGGCTTAAGTAGCGGTGATGAGAAGCAGTTTGAGATTTTGCCAGAACAAGGTTTTGGGATGGCGAACCCTAACAATATGCAGAAGTTTCCTCGCAGCCAGTTTAAGGATATGGAACTGGAAGAAGGTTTAGTTATTTCTTTCAGTGATGCCGGTAACGGTGAATTACCAGGTGTAATTAGTGAATTTAATGATGATAAAGTGACGGTAGATTTTAACCATCCTCTAGCCGGCCAGACATTATTATTTGATGTAAAAATCATTTCAGTAGAAGCTGCTGAATAA
- a CDS encoding prepilin-type N-terminal cleavage/methylation domain-containing protein: MSQKGFTLIEVLVSLSITSVTLIAISVSQIYAQQLSRFALQEAQAFSLNQFMAGHIQSNPLAALHGTFQQPARHHPNCYQQPGCTYQEQAKNALYSWQQQITKALPSGKGSICPTDSPSGLFCNLKNHFMVLKIRWEDSSGKHNAYHYISF; the protein is encoded by the coding sequence ATGAGCCAGAAAGGATTCACGCTCATCGAAGTACTGGTATCGCTGTCAATTACCAGCGTAACGTTAATTGCCATAAGCGTATCGCAAATTTATGCTCAGCAATTGTCACGATTTGCATTACAGGAAGCACAAGCCTTTAGCCTTAACCAATTTATGGCAGGACATATCCAGTCCAATCCACTTGCTGCGCTTCACGGTACATTCCAACAACCAGCTAGACATCACCCCAACTGCTATCAACAACCTGGCTGCACTTATCAGGAACAGGCGAAGAATGCTCTGTATAGCTGGCAACAACAAATTACAAAAGCATTACCTTCAGGAAAAGGGAGCATTTGCCCTACAGACTCCCCCTCAGGGCTGTTTTGCAATTTAAAAAATCATTTCATGGTATTGAAAATACGATGGGAGGATTCTTCTGGAAAACATAACGCTTATCACTACATTAGCTTTTAA
- the lspA gene encoding signal peptidase II produces the protein MTLFRSTALVWLWLVVLVLGLDLATKTLADNVLPYGVPHPQLPIFDLTLLYNKGAAFSFLANAGGWQRWFFTAVAVGMSAVLLVWMYRTPRNQLWLGSALALVMAGALGNLFDRVVYGHVIDFLSFHYQNRYFPAFNFADVAISCGAFMLIVDMFRQESK, from the coding sequence ATGACTTTGTTTCGCTCAACGGCACTGGTATGGCTATGGTTAGTTGTACTGGTGCTTGGCTTGGATTTAGCAACTAAAACGCTGGCGGATAATGTATTACCTTATGGTGTGCCGCATCCGCAGTTGCCAATTTTTGATCTGACCTTGTTGTATAACAAAGGTGCTGCTTTTAGTTTTCTGGCAAATGCCGGAGGGTGGCAGCGCTGGTTCTTTACGGCTGTCGCTGTGGGAATGAGTGCTGTGTTGCTGGTGTGGATGTATCGCACACCACGTAATCAGCTTTGGCTGGGCAGTGCTTTGGCGTTGGTAATGGCTGGTGCGCTGGGAAATTTGTTTGACCGTGTCGTCTACGGCCATGTCATTGATTTTCTGTCTTTCCACTATCAGAACAGATATTTTCCTGCATTTAACTTTGCTGATGTCGCGATATCCTGCGGTGCATTTATGCTGATTGTGGATATGTTCCGTCAGGAATCGAAATAG
- a CDS encoding GspH/FimT family protein, translating to MLIAKEQRVYCAIQGFTLIELLVIVSVVTLLVTVAVPGYQSVKQYIDIQGSSRQLVAAIAVARANAINLGRPVVLCRRLSLETELCAGNKVNSSGNWGNGWLMFIDLDKNQLYSSKDQLLKTDFNIANQCTIKGRGDFLSFKSDGLLRGSGNGTFTISCGVLFQTLIVNVLGRVRYTSVVKK from the coding sequence ATGTTAATAGCTAAGGAGCAAAGGGTTTACTGTGCTATTCAAGGATTTACGCTGATTGAGCTACTCGTCATTGTCAGTGTTGTCACTTTGTTAGTCACAGTTGCAGTGCCAGGATATCAGAGTGTTAAGCAGTATATTGATATTCAGGGAAGCAGCCGACAGCTGGTAGCAGCTATTGCGGTGGCCAGAGCTAATGCGATTAATCTTGGGCGCCCGGTAGTATTGTGCCGACGGCTAAGCTTAGAGACTGAGCTTTGTGCTGGTAATAAAGTTAACAGCAGTGGTAACTGGGGTAATGGCTGGCTTATGTTTATAGATCTGGACAAAAATCAATTGTACAGCTCTAAGGATCAGTTGCTGAAAACAGACTTTAATATAGCGAACCAGTGCACTATTAAAGGACGTGGAGATTTTCTGAGCTTTAAGTCAGATGGCCTGCTACGTGGCAGTGGTAACGGTACATTTACCATAAGTTGTGGAGTGCTGTTTCAAACGTTGATTGTGAATGTATTAGGGCGAGTGAGATATACAAGTGTGGTTAAAAAGTAA
- a CDS encoding PilW family protein has translation MNSAQQELIESGWAALHFLRQDIQQAAYWGCSDNNQVIHNGSNNNMYSPYFAITGRDDAGINKSDSISILRAVEPAYPLDQKMQRKSSPIQLKSSSLKTHQTALITNCMGADIFTISRKVNNTLFHNQKPDTTGNLSSKLQYIYPLESSVYLVVHIKYELRLSNGKPTLYRQYDTGYAQALLEDIEQMQILYGENTDSIPGPERYLPISQIGDLAQIHSVQITLTVRSNTLIHQSQNNNDRLKKTFSTVIPIYNRLR, from the coding sequence ATGAACAGCGCACAGCAAGAACTCATTGAAAGCGGCTGGGCAGCATTACATTTTCTTCGGCAGGATATACAACAGGCAGCTTATTGGGGCTGTAGTGATAATAATCAGGTTATCCACAATGGATCGAATAACAATATGTATTCGCCTTATTTCGCCATAACAGGTAGGGACGATGCGGGCATTAATAAAAGTGACAGCATCAGCATCCTACGGGCTGTCGAACCGGCCTATCCACTAGACCAAAAGATGCAGCGTAAAAGCAGCCCCATACAGCTTAAATCCTCATCCCTTAAAACACACCAGACAGCATTAATAACAAACTGTATGGGCGCGGATATATTCACTATTTCACGCAAAGTAAACAACACCCTTTTCCACAATCAAAAACCAGACACTACGGGTAATCTGTCTTCGAAATTGCAATACATTTACCCTTTAGAATCCAGCGTATATCTAGTGGTGCACATTAAATACGAGCTCAGACTCAGCAACGGAAAACCCACACTATACCGGCAATATGACACAGGATATGCGCAGGCATTACTGGAAGATATCGAGCAAATGCAGATTCTCTATGGAGAAAATACAGATAGCATTCCTGGCCCGGAACGCTATTTACCTATCAGCCAGATTGGCGATTTAGCACAAATCCACAGCGTACAAATAACCCTGACAGTTCGATCCAACACTCTTATCCATCAAAGCCAAAACAATAATGACCGACTTAAGAAAACATTTAGCACAGTCATTCCTATCTATAACCGTCTGCGATAA